In Candidatus Campbellbacteria bacterium, one DNA window encodes the following:
- the rpsP gene encoding 30S ribosomal protein S16 — MLKIRLKRVGRRHDATFRMVVVESSRSSKSGSYIENLGTYDPRQDSKNINAERVNHWLEVGALPSDTVHNLLVEIGVITGKKVNVLPKKTPQGEGEGKEEATTESTDKEALTSPAEESSAEEEKEAETNEEEASEDEPSATEEENTEESTTAEKAEEEGSSEEKGSGENTESEVAKSEEKVEDDEEKKDS; from the coding sequence ATGTTAAAGATCAGATTAAAAAGAGTTGGAAGGCGACACGATGCCACCTTTAGAATGGTGGTAGTTGAGTCATCTCGAAGTTCTAAAAGTGGTAGCTATATAGAAAATCTCGGCACTTACGACCCAAGACAGGACAGTAAAAACATAAATGCCGAGCGCGTTAATCACTGGCTTGAAGTGGGCGCTCTTCCTTCTGACACCGTACACAATCTATTGGTCGAAATAGGCGTCATTACCGGCAAAAAAGTCAATGTTCTTCCTAAGAAGACTCCGCAGGGCGAAGGCGAAGGAAAGGAAGAAGCGACAACCGAATCAACAGACAAAGAAGCTCTGACATCTCCTGCAGAAGAATCAAGCGCGGAAGAAGAAAAAGAGGCTGAAACGAACGAAGAAGAAGCTTCCGAGGACGAGCCAAGCGCGACAGAAGAAGAGAACACTGAAGAATCTACAACTGCAGAAAAGGCAGAAGAAGAGGGCTCTTCAGAAGAAAAAGGATCGGGAGAAAATACAGAGAGCGAAGTTGCTAAAAGTGAAGAAAAGGTTGAAGACGACGAAGAAAAGAAAGACTCATAG
- a CDS encoding KH domain-containing protein, translated as MDKNAEDGDKQFLEFVVQSIVDNPEEVKIDRSVDEMGVLLTLSVHPDDMGKIIGRQGNTARAIRTLLRVVGLKNNARVNLKINEPEGSTRAQAHSVEDAMNELKDERE; from the coding sequence ATGGATAAGAATGCGGAAGACGGAGACAAACAATTTCTTGAGTTTGTGGTTCAATCAATAGTTGATAACCCAGAAGAGGTAAAGATCGATAGATCAGTAGACGAAATGGGTGTTTTATTGACCTTGTCTGTACATCCCGACGATATGGGCAAGATAATAGGCCGACAAGGTAACACTGCACGCGCTATAAGAACTCTTCTCAGAGTTGTAGGATTGAAAAACAACGCAAGAGTAAATCTGAAGATCAATGAACCTGAAGGTTCAACTAGAGCACAAGCGCATAGCGTAGAAGATGCGATGAACGAGCTCAAGGATGAGAGAGAATAG
- the rnr gene encoding ribonuclease R, with protein MKGKTYRGYITTNSKGFGFFSNEDLEEDIFIQPGKLLMALNGDEVEIKIIDKNESGPLGEVTKVLDRAHSKYVGTVDKSSGRIFVISDDRKAYVDFFVPERFQGEAEDGDKVVVELVDWKDEDKNPIGKIVSVLGKKGENDAEMKSIIISSGFDGDFPPEVEEEAEKISKERGPITEKDVQEREDFRDVTTITIDPASAKDFDDAISFRKLDDDNYEVGVHIADVSHFVDFGSKIDKEAFERGFSVYLVDRTIPMLPEVLSNDLCSLNPGQDKHAFSAIMVLDKKGNIIDHHFSKTLVHSNRRFTYEEAQAAIDGGEDEFSHDLSVLNTIAKELKKKNQEGGAIEFETDEVSFELAPDGTPIKVTRKERLDVHKLVEEYMLLANRMVAKKLSRAVENDEADLAVYRVHDTPQVERVENFAELVRALGYKLPLTEEGTVKSKDLSEFLEKLEGRPEESLLKTAAIRSMAKASYSTDNIGHYGLSFNYYTHFTSPIRRYADLVVHRILNSYLKSGEIPETEAQFYFDMISHITDREQAAVEAERASKKYKHVEYMQNHIGEEFEGTISGVSEWGIYVEEKETMAEGMISTKSLGEDCVYEKEKYRVSCPSLKRVFSLGDSIKFRIKDADLDKKQLNYELVE; from the coding sequence ATGAAAGGAAAAACGTATAGAGGTTATATTACGACCAATTCTAAAGGATTTGGTTTTTTCTCGAATGAAGATCTGGAAGAAGATATTTTCATTCAACCAGGAAAACTACTAATGGCTTTGAACGGCGATGAGGTAGAGATCAAGATAATTGATAAAAATGAATCCGGCCCCTTAGGTGAAGTAACAAAGGTGTTGGATAGAGCTCATAGTAAATACGTCGGAACTGTAGACAAAAGTTCTGGAAGGATCTTTGTAATTTCAGATGATAGAAAGGCGTATGTTGATTTCTTTGTTCCCGAGAGATTTCAAGGAGAGGCCGAAGACGGAGATAAGGTTGTAGTAGAATTGGTGGACTGGAAGGATGAAGACAAAAACCCAATAGGAAAAATAGTATCGGTGCTTGGGAAAAAAGGTGAGAACGACGCGGAAATGAAATCGATCATAATTTCTAGTGGATTTGACGGTGATTTCCCCCCTGAAGTTGAAGAAGAGGCGGAAAAGATCAGCAAGGAACGCGGACCTATTACCGAAAAGGATGTCCAAGAACGAGAAGACTTTCGCGATGTAACTACTATTACCATCGACCCGGCAAGCGCCAAAGACTTTGATGACGCTATTTCATTCAGAAAATTAGACGACGATAATTATGAAGTGGGTGTACACATAGCCGATGTCTCTCACTTTGTTGATTTTGGTTCAAAAATCGATAAAGAGGCCTTTGAGAGAGGCTTTTCAGTTTATTTGGTAGATCGAACTATCCCGATGCTACCGGAAGTACTGTCTAACGATCTTTGCAGTCTTAATCCGGGCCAAGACAAACATGCCTTTTCCGCAATAATGGTGTTGGATAAAAAAGGCAATATCATAGACCATCATTTTAGCAAAACTCTCGTACATTCGAACCGGCGTTTTACTTACGAAGAAGCACAGGCTGCCATTGATGGCGGAGAAGATGAGTTTTCTCACGATCTTTCTGTTTTGAATACGATAGCAAAGGAGCTTAAGAAGAAGAATCAGGAAGGCGGTGCTATAGAATTCGAAACAGACGAAGTATCGTTCGAACTCGCTCCCGACGGAACTCCGATAAAAGTTACTCGCAAAGAGAGGTTAGACGTTCACAAACTGGTGGAGGAATATATGCTCCTGGCTAACCGGATGGTCGCGAAAAAGCTCTCTCGAGCGGTAGAGAATGATGAAGCGGACTTAGCGGTGTATAGAGTACACGATACACCTCAAGTAGAAAGAGTTGAAAACTTTGCTGAACTCGTCCGGGCTTTAGGTTATAAATTACCGCTAACAGAAGAAGGGACTGTCAAATCAAAAGACCTGTCAGAATTTCTGGAAAAGCTTGAAGGAAGGCCCGAAGAAAGTCTTTTGAAGACGGCCGCGATACGCTCTATGGCCAAAGCTTCATACTCCACAGATAACATAGGACACTATGGACTCTCCTTTAATTACTATACTCATTTCACGTCACCGATCCGTCGTTACGCCGACCTTGTGGTGCATAGGATCCTCAATTCTTACTTGAAGAGCGGAGAAATACCTGAAACTGAGGCGCAGTTCTATTTCGATATGATCAGTCACATAACCGACCGCGAACAAGCCGCCGTTGAAGCAGAGCGTGCTTCCAAAAAGTACAAGCATGTCGAATATATGCAAAATCACATCGGTGAAGAATTCGAGGGTACAATATCAGGTGTTTCTGAATGGGGTATATATGTTGAAGAGAAAGAAACTATGGCCGAAGGAATGATAAGTACAAAATCACTCGGAGAAGATTGTGTTTATGAGAAAGAAAAATACCGCGTTAGTTGTCCAAGTTTAAAGCGCGTCTTTAGTCTTGGTGACTCTATAAAATTCAGGATCAAAGATGCTGACTTGGATAAAAAACAACTCAACTACGAATTAGTTGAGTAG
- the trmD gene encoding tRNA (guanosine(37)-N1)-methyltransferase TrmD produces the protein MNFHIITAFPKMISPVLEESMLKRAIKSGLINVKIYDLRDHSHNKHKKIDSRPYGGGPGMVLGAEPILRAHKEAKGRKKKTLTILLTPNGKQFNNKYAKDLSRKYKDIIIICGHYEGIDARVEKILKPVKLSIGPFILTGGELAALAIVDSTSRYLPGVLGNENSLEETRYATDQVYTRPEKLKWKDKNYKVPDVLLTGHHKNIEEWHKKQNEKRNKES, from the coding sequence ATGAATTTTCACATAATAACAGCATTTCCAAAAATGATCTCTCCTGTACTCGAGGAATCGATGTTGAAAAGAGCTATTAAGTCCGGATTAATAAACGTAAAGATCTACGACCTACGTGATCATAGTCATAACAAGCATAAAAAGATCGACTCTCGACCATACGGTGGTGGTCCGGGTATGGTTCTTGGTGCGGAGCCAATATTGAGAGCCCACAAAGAAGCAAAAGGGAGGAAGAAAAAAACTCTGACCATTCTACTAACTCCAAACGGCAAGCAGTTCAACAATAAGTACGCTAAAGACCTTTCTCGAAAATATAAAGATATAATTATAATTTGTGGCCATTATGAAGGAATTGACGCGAGAGTTGAAAAGATATTAAAGCCAGTAAAATTATCAATCGGTCCATTTATACTCACGGGGGGAGAATTAGCCGCTTTGGCCATAGTAGATAGCACTTCACGCTACCTACCGGGGGTGCTTGGAAACGAAAATTCTCTTGAAGAAACACGTTACGCGACCGATCAAGTATATACTCGACCCGAGAAATTAAAATGGAAGGATAAAAATTACAAAGTTCCTGATGTGCTTTTGACCGGCCATCACAAAAATATAGAGGAGTGGCATAAAAAGCAAAATGAAAAGAGAAATAAAGAAAGCTAA